The DNA window GCTTCGGCGAGCAAGAATGATGGGTGTCAATATTCGCTAACATGTAATCCGGGTGGATTTTGGTTACGGTCGCGCGCGCCAAGCCCACCTCTTGCGTGAGTACACGCACTGAGGTCTATTACTCACACAAAAAGCCACCTGCAACCCCTGCCAGCCGCTAAAGCTGTGGGGTTCCGGGTGGCTTCTTTTATGGTGCCAGCGTTGCGCGTGCTACGAGCTGTGTTGAGCCAGCATGGCCTCGATCACGTCAATCACCATGCGCTGGCGAGGCTTGGAAAGCGTGCTGATGCGCTCCAGTTGATTCTCCAATTTAGACGGTGGGCCGCGCTTGGAGCGCCGGGCCTGTGTGTCTTCTCCAAATAACTCTTCCAGCGACATGGACAGGGTTCTGGCTACGGTTGGCAGTGCAGCTACTTGAATGCGCCTGCGGCCTACCTCATAGGCCTGCACGGTCTGCTGCGACACCCCCAACACCTCAGCCAGCTGCACCTGCGTGATGCCGCATGCTTTGCGCTGCGCGGCGATGCGCTCGCCCAACGTCACAAAGAAATCGCGCTCTTCGCTGCTGATGGCCA is part of the Simplicispira sp. 125 genome and encodes:
- a CDS encoding helix-turn-helix transcriptional regulator; protein product: MLATVSTFPQAHAVMAISSEERDFFVTLGERIAAQRKACGITQVQLAEVLGVSQQTVQAYEVGRRRIQVAALPTVARTLSMSLEELFGEDTQARRSKRGPPSKLENQLERISTLSKPRQRMVIDVIEAMLAQHSS